A section of the Acropora muricata isolate sample 2 chromosome 4, ASM3666990v1, whole genome shotgun sequence genome encodes:
- the LOC136913212 gene encoding ephrin-B2a-like, which produces MIKISSKFRLCLSMMARNGRQSYFVLILVAFQELVYGLNYPSIIWSCQNPRFKQGTYHLNVLPDGKVTVICPHTAISLVKTAADPDNLFENFWQVDYDSFQSCNVNTSNPSNKPFFKCADPQSLHYEQFIFQSFGIGNRPTFQKGKTHYFVSTSNGSKESLEKTSGGHCDEFNMKLRIYVCHNSTDVLCSEAQSTTLPSTTVPSGPVNQTDVPGGRCTPADGEKRIQDTLTSNVWSMIAIIALGFLLISVFGNICLFARTKRRKRSKPGKNDSSKPSSV; this is translated from the exons ATGATTAAGATTTCAAGCAAGTTTCGACTCTGTCTATCAATGATGGCACGAAACGGAAGGCAGTCCTATTTCGTTCTTATTTTGGTCGCTTTCCAGGAGCTTGTGTATGGATTAAACTATCCATCAATAATTTGGAGCTGTCAAAATCCAAG ATTTAAACAGGGTACATACCATCTAAATGTTCTACCTGATGGAAAAGTCACAGTGATCTGTCCACACACAGCAATTTCTTTGGTGAAGACAGCAGCAGACCCAGATAATCTGTTTGAGAACTTTTGGCAAGTGGACTATGACAGTTTCCAGAGCTGTAATGTCAACACAAGCAACCCAAGCAACAAACCTTTTTTTAAATGTGCAGATCCTCAATCGTTACATTATGAGCAGTTCATTTTTCAGTCGTTTGGTATTGGGAATCGACCTACATTTCAGAAAGGAAAGACACATTACTTTGTCT CAACGTCTAATGGTTCAAAAGAGTCACTGGAAAAGACAAGTGGAGGGCATTGTGATGAATTTAACATGAAGCTGCGGATATATGTTTGTCATAACAGCACAG ATGTTTTGTGTTCTGAAGCTCAATCCACAACACTACCAAGTACAACAGTCCCTTCAGGGCCAGTTAATCAAACTGATGTTCCTGGAGGTCGTTGTACTCCAGCTGATGGAGAAAAGAGAATACAGGATACTTTAACATCGAATG TGTGGTCAATGATAGCCATCATAGCTTTGGGATTTCTGCTCATATCTGTGTTCGGCAACATTTGTCTTTTTGC AAGAACCAAGAGAAGAAAACGCTCTAAGCCGGGAAAGAATGACTCCAGTAAACCTTCTAGTGTGTAA